The following proteins are co-located in the Sulfurospirillum deleyianum DSM 6946 genome:
- a CDS encoding tetraacyldisaccharide 4'-kinase, whose amino-acid sequence MTKRSRLILWVEEYLFYPSSFFQKFLSYLLLPFSVIYCGIVLWKRYQGEKHQRSFNIPIISIGNLTVGGNGKTPFCIALAHEYENVGIILRGYGRKSKGLILVSDRGQVLCDTMASGDEAMLYAKSLPKATVIVSEDRIEAIRFAKKRGVKLIFLDDGFSKSTIAKIDILMRPYPEPTNTFCLPSGPYREPRFLYERADLIISEENDFTRHVTILNPTSRMLLVTAISKPSRLDAYLPENVIGKIAFEDHYMYTEKELLSLLETHQASSILTTQKDAVKMTTFDIPLSILKLDIEISEQTKGNINTLLAHLS is encoded by the coding sequence GTGACTAAAAGATCCCGTCTTATTTTATGGGTAGAAGAGTATCTCTTTTACCCCTCCTCTTTTTTTCAAAAATTTCTCTCTTATCTTCTATTGCCCTTTAGTGTTATCTACTGTGGAATTGTTTTATGGAAGCGCTATCAAGGAGAAAAACACCAACGCTCTTTTAATATTCCTATTATTAGCATTGGAAATTTAACCGTTGGAGGCAATGGAAAAACACCTTTTTGTATTGCCTTAGCACACGAATATGAAAATGTTGGCATTATTCTTCGAGGGTATGGTCGCAAATCTAAAGGTCTTATCTTAGTCTCTGATAGAGGTCAAGTTTTATGCGATACCATGGCAAGTGGGGATGAAGCCATGCTCTATGCCAAATCACTCCCTAAAGCAACAGTTATTGTGAGTGAAGACCGCATTGAAGCGATTCGTTTTGCAAAAAAACGGGGTGTGAAACTCATTTTTTTAGATGATGGCTTTTCGAAAAGTACTATTGCCAAAATTGATATTTTAATGAGGCCCTACCCTGAACCCACGAATACGTTTTGCCTTCCAAGTGGTCCGTATCGCGAACCCCGTTTTTTATATGAACGTGCGGATCTCATCATTTCAGAGGAAAACGATTTTACTCGCCATGTTACGATTCTCAATCCTACATCACGTATGCTTTTAGTCACGGCTATTTCTAAACCCAGCAGACTTGATGCCTACCTCCCTGAGAATGTGATTGGTAAAATTGCCTTTGAAGACCATTACATGTACACCGAAAAAGAGCTTCTCTCCCTTCTTGAGACACATCAAGCCAGTTCGATATTAACGACGCAAAAAGATGCTGTTAAAATGACAACCTTTGATATTCCTCTCTCCATACTCAAGCTAGATATTGAGATTTCAGAACAAACGAAGGGAAACATCAACACACTTTTAGCTCACCTAAGCTAA
- the argB gene encoding acetylglutamate kinase produces the protein MHKKIQQAQILLDALPYIKQFSKKTIVIKYGGAAQINPELKEKFAQDIVLLYLVGIKPIIVHGGGKKINALLDKLEVKSNFIDGLRVTDDQVMEVVEMVLSGSINKEITTLLNHHGAKAIGITGKDANFIHAKPMDDGKYGRVGDITKIDKKVIKHLIREKFIPVIAPIAAGDDVNHPGYNINADLAASKIAVALQAKKIIFLTDTQGVLDKEGNLISSLDKTKIKALKKDGTISGGMIPKLDACLETIRGGVECAHIIDGRIEHSILLELFTKDGIGTIIKE, from the coding sequence GTGCACAAAAAAATTCAACAAGCACAAATTTTATTGGATGCCCTTCCGTACATCAAACAATTTAGTAAAAAAACGATTGTGATTAAGTATGGTGGTGCTGCTCAAATCAATCCAGAACTCAAAGAAAAGTTTGCACAAGATATTGTTCTACTTTATCTTGTCGGCATTAAACCTATTATCGTTCATGGTGGTGGTAAAAAGATCAACGCACTTCTCGATAAATTAGAAGTCAAAAGTAATTTTATCGATGGTCTTCGTGTGACGGATGACCAAGTGATGGAAGTCGTTGAAATGGTTTTAAGCGGAAGTATTAACAAAGAGATTACAACCCTTTTAAATCATCATGGTGCAAAAGCGATTGGAATTACAGGAAAAGATGCCAACTTTATCCATGCCAAACCTATGGATGATGGTAAATATGGACGCGTAGGTGACATTACCAAAATTGATAAAAAAGTGATTAAACATCTTATCCGTGAAAAATTTATTCCTGTCATTGCACCCATCGCCGCAGGAGATGATGTCAACCATCCAGGCTACAACATTAATGCGGATTTAGCAGCCAGTAAAATTGCCGTTGCCTTGCAAGCGAAAAAGATTATTTTTCTCACAGATACCCAAGGTGTCCTAGATAAAGAAGGCAATCTTATCTCAAGCTTAGATAAAACAAAAATTAAAGCATTGAAGAAAGATGGCACGATAAGCGGAGGAATGATTCCAAAATTAGATGCTTGCTTAGAGACCATTCGTGGAGGCGTTGAGTGCGCACATATTATTGATGGGCGTATTGAGCACTCTATTTTATTAGAACTGTTTACCAAAGATGGTATTGGTACCATCATCAAAGAATAA
- the thrC gene encoding threonine synthase — MFIETRGNDGIKPQKVPFSYAILHPSASFGGLYVPETLPKLDAHFFENAAKKSYKEITLDILNLFQIDIEKEVMQKAVALYDAFDDAHEPTPLVQIEDDLFVNELYHGPTRAFKDMALQPFGYILSHLAQKLNEKYLILAATSGDTGPATLDTFANKPNINVVCLYPDGGTSDVQRLQMTTQTSTNVKVLGIHGNFDDAQSALKTLLASSTFKEALEAKEIKLSAANSVNFGRIIFQIIYHIYAYIALLKQEKIKNGHPFYTIIPSGNFGNALGAYYAKKMGLPIEKILIASNINNILTDLITTGVYDLRHRHLLQTTSPAMDILISSNVERVLFDKFGASRTKACMEALKEEKIYTLNADELALLREDFEAVYCDDSFGKEQIHHYANKGYIMDPHTATCLKAYQALKAKPLPCVLCSTAEWTKFAPTMMNALNQDTKKYSDKEALVGIEHSLHVKIPASIHALFNQPVIHDKVVHKEAIEAEIFEFLNLTCKKECK, encoded by the coding sequence ATGTTTATCGAAACCCGTGGAAACGATGGTATCAAACCTCAAAAAGTCCCTTTTTCCTATGCAATTTTACATCCAAGTGCAAGTTTTGGAGGATTGTATGTTCCTGAAACTCTCCCTAAACTGGATGCACATTTTTTTGAAAATGCTGCAAAAAAAAGTTATAAAGAGATTACTCTGGATATTTTAAACCTGTTCCAAATTGACATTGAAAAAGAAGTTATGCAAAAGGCAGTTGCTCTGTATGATGCCTTTGATGATGCACATGAGCCTACCCCATTGGTGCAAATTGAAGATGACCTCTTCGTTAATGAGCTCTACCATGGACCAACTCGTGCCTTTAAAGATATGGCACTGCAACCTTTTGGATATATCCTTTCTCATCTTGCGCAAAAGCTCAATGAAAAATACCTTATTTTAGCCGCAACCAGCGGAGACACAGGTCCTGCAACACTTGATACCTTTGCGAACAAACCCAACATCAATGTTGTCTGTCTTTACCCTGATGGAGGAACCAGCGATGTACAACGCCTTCAGATGACCACACAAACAAGTACCAATGTCAAAGTTTTAGGGATTCATGGAAATTTTGATGATGCACAAAGTGCCCTCAAAACTTTACTCGCCTCTTCTACTTTTAAAGAGGCACTTGAAGCTAAAGAGATTAAACTCAGTGCGGCAAATTCGGTCAATTTTGGGCGTATTATTTTTCAAATTATCTACCATATTTATGCCTATATTGCACTTTTAAAGCAAGAAAAAATCAAAAATGGCCATCCTTTTTATACCATTATTCCTAGTGGAAATTTTGGAAATGCTTTGGGTGCGTATTATGCAAAGAAAATGGGATTGCCGATTGAGAAAATTCTTATTGCGTCCAATATCAATAACATTTTAACAGACTTGATTACCACAGGTGTGTATGACCTTCGCCATCGTCACTTACTTCAAACCACTTCTCCTGCCATGGATATTCTCATTTCATCCAATGTAGAGCGTGTTTTATTTGATAAATTCGGTGCCTCTCGCACTAAAGCATGTATGGAAGCATTGAAAGAAGAAAAAATCTATACCCTAAACGCTGATGAATTAGCCCTTCTTAGAGAGGATTTTGAAGCAGTGTATTGCGATGATAGCTTTGGAAAAGAGCAAATTCATCACTATGCGAACAAAGGGTACATTATGGATCCACACACCGCAACATGCCTTAAAGCCTATCAAGCACTTAAAGCAAAACCATTGCCATGTGTGCTTTGCTCCACAGCAGAGTGGACAAAATTTGCGCCAACCATGATGAATGCACTCAATCAAGACACGAAAAAATACAGTGACAAAGAGGCGCTTGTTGGTATCGAACACTCTTTACATGTAAAGATTCCAGCATCCATTCATGCCCTTTTTAATCAACCCGTGATTCATGACAAAGTTGTCCATAAAGAAGCGATTGAAGCAGAGATTTTTGAGTTTTTAAACCTTACATGTAAAAAGGAGTGCAAGTGA
- the kdsB gene encoding 3-deoxy-manno-octulosonate cytidylyltransferase → MIIIPARLASTRFPNKILADIHGLPMVIATAKRVQNLDDVAIAADTQEVVTLAQKYGFKAILTSQEHQSGTDRINEAASKLGLSEDEIIINVQADEPFIEEAVVQKVIEKAKVTDAMITSACKKISSLHVKDPNLVKVILDVNHQAIYFSRSPIPYDREGGFDGYFGHLGIYAFRKKSLETFCSLPYAPLEHIEKLEQLRALYHGYTIAMVEVESQSFGIDTPEDLKRALTFFQMKQ, encoded by the coding sequence GTGATTATTATCCCTGCACGCCTTGCTTCTACACGTTTTCCCAATAAAATACTCGCTGACATTCATGGACTTCCCATGGTTATTGCAACAGCAAAACGTGTACAAAATCTTGATGATGTCGCTATTGCCGCAGATACTCAAGAAGTAGTCACGTTGGCACAGAAGTATGGTTTTAAAGCTATTTTAACCTCACAAGAACATCAAAGTGGTACGGATAGAATTAACGAAGCTGCTTCAAAACTAGGCTTAAGTGAAGATGAAATTATTATTAATGTCCAAGCTGACGAGCCATTTATTGAAGAAGCTGTTGTCCAAAAGGTGATTGAAAAAGCCAAAGTAACAGATGCAATGATAACCAGTGCCTGTAAGAAAATTTCATCTTTACATGTAAAAGACCCGAATCTCGTCAAAGTGATTTTGGACGTCAATCATCAAGCCATCTATTTTTCCAGAAGCCCTATTCCCTATGATAGAGAAGGTGGATTTGATGGCTATTTTGGACATCTAGGCATTTATGCGTTTCGTAAAAAATCGCTTGAAACATTTTGTTCTCTACCGTATGCGCCTCTTGAGCATATCGAAAAACTAGAGCAACTGCGTGCCTTATACCATGGATACACCATTGCGATGGTTGAAGTGGAAAGTCAGAGTTTTGGGATTGACACGCCAGAAGATTTAAAAAGAGCACTCACTTTTTTTCAAATGAAACAGTAA
- the dsbD gene encoding protein-disulfide reductase DsbD, with amino-acid sequence MQQFIRFFILFFFSFSLAFSAQTSKVLSVEEAFKILFSQESEGIAIDVTLGEGIYLYDTKIKLEITQPKVVDITALVERPKAQMYHESLVQHNSFTLKIPFALLKEQHIDAKNVTFKLSYQGCSTQGICYQPLSQEFRFSTQSVSASNSLSEQDHITQQLMQGDRAWVLLSFFGFGLLLSLTPCVFPMIPILSSIIISQPNSNMSAKKGFMLSLVYVLAMACAYTIAGVLAALFGANLQASMQNPWVISFFSAIFLFLALSMFGFYELKMPSFIQNKVSKKTGEAQTQGIVGIAIMGFLSALIVGPCVAAPLAGALMYIGQSGDVLLGGSALFVMSVGMGTPLLMIGTTAGRYMPKPGVWMQRVSTLFGIMLLGVALWMLSRIIPASLNMVLWSLLLVSTAIYFGALESAKEGWGRLFKSFWLFCLVYGILIFVGFVSGATNPLRPLETLTSKTSVETSPSSPFTKVKSLEELKVALQASKKPVMLDFYADWCVNCVEFDELTFRDERVKAKLAHFTLLKADVTYNTPEDKALQKAFNIYGPPAILFFKEGKEVHELRLVGFKNADEFLAHLDKLGV; translated from the coding sequence GTGCAACAGTTTATCCGCTTTTTTATCCTTTTCTTTTTTTCCTTCTCCTTGGCGTTTAGTGCTCAGACATCAAAAGTTTTGAGTGTTGAAGAGGCGTTTAAGATTCTTTTCTCTCAAGAGAGTGAAGGCATTGCGATTGATGTTACACTTGGTGAGGGTATTTACCTTTATGATACTAAAATTAAGCTCGAAATTACGCAGCCTAAAGTCGTGGATATTACAGCATTGGTGGAACGCCCTAAAGCGCAGATGTACCATGAGAGTCTTGTACAGCACAACTCTTTTACGTTAAAAATTCCTTTTGCACTTTTGAAAGAACAACACATAGATGCAAAAAATGTGACCTTCAAACTCTCTTATCAAGGGTGTTCAACGCAAGGTATCTGTTATCAGCCATTAAGTCAAGAGTTTCGTTTTTCGACACAAAGTGTTTCAGCTTCTAACTCTTTATCGGAACAAGACCACATTACACAACAACTCATGCAAGGAGACAGAGCATGGGTGTTGCTCAGTTTTTTTGGATTTGGATTGCTCTTATCTTTAACACCGTGTGTTTTTCCTATGATACCGATTCTTTCTTCTATCATTATTTCTCAGCCAAATAGTAATATGAGTGCTAAAAAAGGGTTTATGCTCTCTTTAGTGTATGTGTTGGCAATGGCATGTGCTTATACAATCGCAGGGGTTTTAGCTGCTTTATTTGGCGCAAATCTTCAAGCTTCCATGCAAAATCCGTGGGTCATCTCCTTTTTTAGTGCTATTTTTCTCTTTTTAGCGCTTTCAATGTTTGGATTTTATGAGCTTAAAATGCCCTCTTTTATTCAAAATAAGGTGAGTAAAAAAACAGGAGAGGCTCAAACGCAAGGTATTGTTGGAATTGCTATTATGGGATTTCTCTCCGCATTGATTGTAGGACCGTGTGTGGCTGCTCCATTAGCTGGAGCGCTGATGTATATTGGTCAAAGTGGAGATGTCCTCTTAGGCGGTTCGGCACTTTTTGTGATGAGTGTTGGTATGGGAACGCCTTTGTTAATGATTGGGACAACAGCAGGGCGTTACATGCCAAAACCTGGCGTGTGGATGCAACGGGTGAGTACACTGTTTGGCATTATGCTCTTAGGCGTAGCGTTGTGGATGCTCTCACGTATTATTCCTGCTTCTTTGAATATGGTATTATGGAGTCTTTTGCTCGTCAGTACGGCGATTTATTTTGGTGCGCTTGAGTCTGCTAAAGAGGGTTGGGGAAGGCTTTTCAAAAGTTTTTGGTTGTTCTGTTTGGTCTATGGTATTTTAATTTTTGTTGGTTTTGTTAGTGGGGCAACGAATCCTTTACGTCCTTTGGAAACATTAACATCTAAAACCTCAGTTGAAACGAGTCCATCCTCGCCTTTTACGAAAGTAAAAAGCCTTGAAGAACTCAAGGTGGCGCTTCAAGCATCAAAAAAACCTGTCATGTTAGATTTTTATGCCGATTGGTGTGTGAATTGTGTTGAGTTTGACGAGTTGACATTTAGGGATGAACGGGTGAAAGCAAAACTAGCTCATTTTACATTGTTAAAAGCCGATGTGACTTATAATACTCCTGAAGATAAAGCCCTTCAAAAGGCGTTTAATATTTATGGTCCTCCTGCAATTTTGTTTTTTAAAGAAGGAAAGGAAGTCCATGAATTACGCTTGGTTGGCTTTAAAAATGCCGATGAATTTTTGGCACATTTAGATAAGTTAGGAGTGTAA
- the ppk2 gene encoding polyphosphate kinase 2, with amino-acid sequence MSKKKHNEILYKPEEIVHSQNTEKEEKVQLWVKKSDIAYEKELKILQIELLKFQNDVKEKGLKVLILIEGRDAAGKGGTIKRMTEHLNPRGARIVALSKPSDTERTQWYFQRYVAHLPSAGEIVFFDRSWYNRAGVEPIMGFCTPKEHQEFLREVPTFEKMLTNAGIMLFKFYFSVSKEEQAKRFLERKNDPLKQFKLSPVDEKAQELWDQYTQAKQSMILASHKPYAPWIIIHSDDKKSARLNTIKYILKNVEYPQKIHKKALKADPKIVQSGTDFLLHVKKFINTNGKLKV; translated from the coding sequence ATGAGTAAAAAGAAGCATAACGAGATTCTCTATAAACCAGAAGAGATTGTTCATTCACAGAACACAGAAAAAGAAGAGAAGGTTCAACTGTGGGTTAAAAAAAGTGACATTGCCTATGAAAAAGAGCTTAAAATCCTTCAAATAGAACTGTTAAAATTTCAAAATGATGTCAAAGAAAAGGGACTTAAAGTACTCATTCTCATTGAAGGGCGTGACGCAGCAGGTAAAGGTGGTACCATTAAACGGATGACAGAACATCTCAATCCCAGAGGTGCTAGAATCGTAGCGCTCTCCAAACCTTCCGATACAGAACGCACACAATGGTATTTTCAACGCTATGTTGCACATCTTCCTTCTGCAGGTGAAATCGTTTTTTTTGACCGTTCATGGTACAATCGAGCAGGTGTTGAGCCTATCATGGGGTTTTGTACGCCAAAAGAGCATCAAGAATTTTTACGTGAAGTACCCACTTTTGAAAAAATGCTGACCAATGCAGGGATTATGCTCTTTAAATTTTATTTTTCTGTGAGCAAAGAGGAACAAGCCAAACGCTTTTTAGAACGTAAAAATGACCCTCTTAAACAGTTTAAACTCTCACCTGTCGATGAAAAAGCACAGGAGTTATGGGATCAGTATACACAAGCGAAGCAAAGTATGATTCTTGCCTCACACAAACCCTATGCTCCATGGATTATTATTCACTCTGATGATAAAAAAAGTGCAAGGCTCAATACCATCAAATATATTCTCAAAAATGTAGAATACCCACAAAAAATTCATAAAAAGGCACTCAAAGCAGACCCAAAAATCGTCCAATCAGGAACAGATTTTTTATTACATGTAAAGAAGTTTATTAACACAAATGGGAAATTAAAAGTTTGA
- a CDS encoding HD-GYP domain-containing protein: MAKVIKIFLKQGFTPIDKRLLKRGTCLNFDCYIQRFNGFAIVIEKGTFLSERIYATLIKRHLHIYVHNRDYSDYQAYCLEHGSKLCTLMDEEEVSYIQACENALGISKITAYTQNITEKLNAIYENSKVLFDVWLKQKEETLPLDALESLVNELVFLVNEYRIRLSHFNTFLDERDLLSAHLVKVAFFSALLGAHMGINPVTQKKLVLAAMLHDIGKCELDEALLAKPDFLNPKEIEMMQRHVELSVERVKKSGIRDRVILNAIKDHHERLDGSGYPRGRIGIYIGSFAKVIAICDMFDALITNKPYRGAYSTYNALALMRDEGKNKLDTEYIKLLISHLC; this comes from the coding sequence ATGGCAAAAGTCATTAAAATCTTTCTCAAACAAGGGTTTACTCCCATTGATAAACGTCTCTTAAAACGTGGAACATGCCTAAATTTTGATTGTTATATTCAGCGATTTAACGGGTTTGCTATTGTAATTGAGAAAGGTACGTTTTTAAGTGAACGTATTTATGCTACATTGATTAAACGTCACTTGCATATTTATGTACACAATCGTGATTATTCTGATTATCAGGCGTATTGTCTTGAGCATGGCTCCAAACTTTGTACCTTGATGGATGAAGAGGAGGTTTCCTATATTCAAGCATGTGAAAACGCCTTAGGAATTTCGAAAATTACAGCATACACGCAAAATATCACTGAAAAACTCAATGCTATTTATGAAAATTCAAAAGTTCTTTTTGATGTATGGTTAAAGCAAAAGGAAGAAACGCTTCCGCTAGATGCTCTTGAATCGCTTGTCAATGAGTTGGTTTTTTTGGTGAATGAGTATCGTATTAGGCTTTCTCATTTCAATACTTTTTTAGATGAAAGGGATTTGCTCTCGGCACATTTGGTTAAGGTTGCTTTTTTTAGCGCACTCTTAGGCGCACATATGGGGATTAACCCAGTCACCCAAAAAAAGCTTGTTTTGGCTGCAATGCTACATGACATTGGAAAATGTGAGTTGGATGAAGCGCTTTTAGCTAAGCCTGATTTTTTAAATCCAAAAGAAATCGAGATGATGCAACGTCATGTTGAGTTGAGTGTGGAGCGTGTGAAAAAGAGTGGGATCAGAGATCGGGTCATTTTAAATGCGATTAAAGATCACCATGAACGCCTTGATGGTAGTGGTTATCCACGAGGACGTATAGGAATTTATATAGGTTCTTTTGCAAAAGTGATTGCGATTTGCGATATGTTTGATGCGTTAATTACGAACAAGCCTTATCGTGGCGCTTATAGCACCTATAACGCCCTTGCTTTAATGCGTGATGAGGGAAAAAATAAGTTAGATACCGAATACATCAAACTTTTAATTTCCCATTTGTGTTAA
- the dnaK gene encoding molecular chaperone DnaK, whose amino-acid sequence MGKVIGIDLGTTNSCVSVYERGESKVIPNKEGKNTTPSVVAFTDKEEVLVGDTAKRQAVTNPKRTIYSIKRIMGLMSNEEKAGEAKKRLPYAVVDRNGACAIEIDGKVFTPQEISAKVLMKLKEDAESFLGEEVTDAVITVPAYFNDSQRKATKEAGTIAGLNVLRIINEPTAAALAYGLDKKEAEKIVVYDLGGGTFDVTVLETGDNVVEVLSTGGDAFLGGDDFDNRLIDWLVTEFKNENGIDLKADVMALQRLKEAAENAKKELSSSNETEINLPFITADATGPKHLVKKITRAKFESMIEDLVALTIKKIKEVVNDSDLKKGEIKEIVMVGGSTRVPLVQQKVKEFFEKELNKSVNPDEVVAIGAAIQGAVIKGDVKDILLLDVTPLSLGIETLGGVMTKLIEKGTTIPVKKSQVFSTAEDNQPAVTIHALQGEREFARDNKSLGQFNLDNIPPAPRGVPQIEVSFDIDANGILTVSAKDKATGKAQEIKISGSSGLDDAEIERMVKDAELHKEEDKKRKEAVDARNQADALAHQTEKSLGEMGDAISAEEKAKIEAALKELKDVLANESASKDEIDAKVKSLSEASHKLAEAMYKKEQGGASDSEQPKAKKDDDVIDAEVE is encoded by the coding sequence ATGGGAAAAGTGATTGGAATCGATTTAGGAACAACGAATTCATGTGTGAGTGTTTATGAAAGAGGGGAGAGCAAAGTTATCCCTAATAAAGAGGGTAAAAATACCACCCCATCTGTTGTTGCATTTACGGATAAAGAAGAGGTTTTAGTCGGTGATACCGCCAAACGTCAAGCAGTGACCAACCCAAAACGTACTATTTATTCTATTAAACGTATTATGGGTTTAATGAGCAATGAAGAAAAAGCAGGTGAGGCTAAAAAACGTCTTCCTTATGCGGTTGTTGATAGAAATGGTGCATGTGCGATTGAAATTGATGGCAAGGTATTTACACCACAAGAGATCAGTGCAAAAGTGTTGATGAAACTTAAAGAAGATGCAGAAAGTTTTCTGGGTGAAGAGGTAACCGATGCTGTTATTACCGTTCCTGCTTACTTTAACGACTCTCAGCGAAAAGCGACCAAAGAAGCGGGTACGATTGCAGGTCTTAATGTTCTAAGAATTATCAATGAGCCAACAGCGGCAGCACTTGCGTATGGTTTAGATAAAAAAGAGGCTGAGAAAATTGTTGTTTATGACTTGGGTGGTGGTACATTTGACGTAACGGTACTTGAGACAGGCGATAATGTTGTTGAAGTTCTCTCAACCGGTGGTGATGCATTTTTAGGTGGTGATGACTTTGATAACCGTTTAATTGATTGGTTAGTCACAGAATTTAAAAATGAGAATGGTATTGATTTGAAAGCGGATGTTATGGCACTTCAACGTCTTAAAGAAGCAGCTGAAAATGCGAAAAAAGAGCTTTCATCTTCTAACGAGACAGAGATTAACTTGCCATTTATTACAGCCGATGCCACAGGTCCTAAGCACTTGGTTAAAAAAATTACTCGTGCAAAATTTGAGTCAATGATTGAAGATTTAGTCGCCCTTACGATTAAAAAAATCAAAGAAGTTGTGAATGATTCTGATTTGAAAAAAGGGGAGATTAAAGAGATTGTTATGGTCGGTGGATCAACACGTGTTCCTTTAGTTCAACAAAAAGTAAAAGAGTTCTTTGAAAAAGAGCTGAACAAATCCGTCAATCCTGATGAAGTGGTCGCCATTGGTGCTGCGATTCAAGGTGCGGTTATTAAAGGTGATGTGAAAGATATTCTTCTGTTAGATGTTACGCCACTCAGCCTTGGTATTGAGACATTAGGTGGCGTTATGACGAAGTTGATTGAGAAGGGAACCACCATTCCTGTTAAAAAATCTCAAGTCTTCTCAACCGCAGAAGATAATCAACCGGCTGTGACCATTCATGCCCTTCAAGGTGAGCGTGAGTTTGCAAGGGACAACAAATCATTAGGTCAGTTCAATCTTGACAATATACCACCTGCACCTCGTGGTGTGCCACAAATCGAAGTCTCTTTTGACATTGACGCCAATGGTATTTTAACCGTTTCTGCAAAAGATAAAGCCACTGGTAAAGCGCAAGAGATTAAAATCTCTGGTAGTTCAGGTTTGGATGATGCTGAAATCGAGAGAATGGTTAAAGATGCAGAGCTTCATAAAGAAGAGGATAAAAAACGTAAAGAAGCCGTTGATGCAAGAAATCAAGCAGATGCATTAGCACACCAAACTGAGAAATCTTTAGGTGAAATGGGCGATGCAATCAGTGCTGAAGAGAAAGCAAAAATCGAAGCAGCACTTAAAGAGCTTAAAGATGTTCTCGCCAATGAGAGTGCAAGTAAAGATGAGATTGATGCAAAAGTAAAATCGTTAAGTGAAGCAAGTCATAAATTGGCTGAAGCGATGTATAAAAAAGAGCAAGGTGGGGCTTCTGATAGTGAGCAACCAAAAGCTAAAAAAGATGACGATGTTATCGACGCTGAAGTAGAATAA
- the grpE gene encoding nucleotide exchange factor GrpE has translation MDEKVKEEQSIADISAEIVPECCLDEEALSCEQKSEVEELKAKVAELEDKYLRANADFDNMKRRLEKEKMQAIAYAHEVFARDLLPAIDSLEMAILAGNNADVDSADLFVKVKEGLELTIEQFRKTFEKHGVELVDIEGTFDPNFHEAVMQVESEEKSSGEILQVFQKGYKIKERILRPAMVSIVK, from the coding sequence GTGGATGAAAAAGTAAAAGAAGAGCAAAGTATTGCTGATATTTCCGCTGAGATTGTTCCTGAGTGTTGTCTGGATGAGGAAGCACTCTCGTGTGAACAAAAAAGCGAAGTTGAGGAATTAAAAGCCAAAGTTGCTGAGCTTGAAGATAAATATTTAAGAGCGAATGCTGATTTTGACAATATGAAACGACGTTTAGAAAAAGAGAAAATGCAGGCGATTGCGTATGCGCATGAAGTCTTTGCACGAGACCTTTTACCGGCTATTGATTCTTTAGAAATGGCTATTTTAGCGGGGAATAATGCGGACGTTGATAGTGCTGATTTATTCGTCAAAGTGAAAGAAGGTTTGGAATTGACCATTGAGCAATTTCGAAAAACTTTTGAAAAACATGGTGTTGAGTTAGTCGATATTGAAGGTACGTTTGATCCAAATTTCCACGAAGCAGTCATGCAAGTAGAGAGTGAGGAGAAGTCAAGCGGTGAGATTTTACAAGTTTTTCAAAAGGGCTATAAAATTAAAGAGCGTATTTTAAGACCAGCGATGGTGAGTATTGTCAAATAA